Proteins found in one Planctomycetes bacterium MalM25 genomic segment:
- the epsE_5 gene encoding Type II secretion system protein E: MNDSTHQDLDLGDAVTAPQIVEALLRRTLERGASDLHLLPTREGLQVEWRVDGVVQRLGLIDRDVANNVTTRLKVLAGLLTYETNKPQEGRLRAEGLDRPMRISTLPTVFGERIVARVLSEDGGELLRLGDLTLPKGVADTLSQALAATSGAVLIVGPSGSGKTTTAYACLREIQSRWGGGRSVVTLEDPVEVVLPGVAQSQANPDAGYDLATALRSLVRQDPDVLFVGEMRDAEAARIAYQAAMTGQLLLTTLHATDAATAIARLLDMGAPPYLVRGATRAIVAQRLLRKVCECRQGDAALPDCPRCDGVGYDGRLAIAESIDLADTALARSIDSGYDRARFNEERRAAQSATLMDQAAKLVHAGLTDQLEVDRVLGWEVGP; this comes from the coding sequence CTGCGCCGCAGATCGTCGAGGCGCTGCTCCGCCGGACACTGGAACGCGGCGCGAGCGACCTGCACCTGCTGCCGACGCGCGAGGGGCTGCAAGTCGAATGGCGCGTCGACGGTGTGGTGCAACGCCTGGGGCTCATCGACCGGGACGTGGCGAACAACGTTACCACCCGCCTGAAGGTGCTGGCCGGCCTGCTGACTTACGAGACCAACAAGCCGCAAGAGGGCCGACTTCGCGCCGAGGGATTGGACCGGCCGATGCGGATCAGCACGCTGCCGACCGTGTTCGGCGAGCGGATCGTGGCGCGGGTCTTATCGGAGGACGGCGGCGAGTTGCTGCGACTCGGCGACCTCACGTTGCCGAAGGGCGTCGCGGACACTTTGAGCCAAGCGCTGGCGGCCACCAGCGGCGCCGTGCTGATCGTCGGCCCCTCGGGCAGCGGAAAGACAACGACCGCCTACGCCTGCTTGCGCGAGATCCAATCCCGCTGGGGCGGTGGCCGCAGCGTGGTGACGCTCGAGGACCCGGTCGAGGTCGTGCTGCCGGGCGTCGCCCAATCGCAGGCGAACCCGGACGCCGGCTACGACCTGGCGACGGCGCTCCGGTCGCTCGTGCGGCAGGACCCGGACGTGCTCTTCGTCGGCGAGATGCGCGACGCCGAGGCCGCGCGCATCGCCTACCAGGCGGCCATGACCGGCCAGCTGCTGCTGACCACGCTGCACGCGACCGACGCGGCGACCGCCATCGCCCGTCTGCTCGACATGGGAGCGCCGCCCTATCTGGTGCGCGGGGCGACGCGAGCGATCGTCGCCCAACGGCTCCTCCGCAAAGTCTGTGAATGCCGCCAAGGGGACGCGGCCCTACCCGACTGCCCACGTTGCGATGGCGTCGGCTACGACGGCCGCCTCGCCATCGCCGAGTCGATCGACCTCGCCGACACCGCGCTCGCCCGATCGATCGATAGCGGCTATGATCGCGCCCGGTTCAACGAGGAGAGGCGGGCCGCGCAGTCGGCCACCCTCATGGACCAAGCGGCGAAACTCGTCCATGCCGGCCTGACCGATCAGCTCGAAGTCGATCGCGTCTTGGGCTGGGAAGTCGGTCCGTGA